Within Agarivorans litoreus, the genomic segment CAAAAGCTAAATAGTTTAAGTAACCAGCAGCAGGCTGGTTCGTTATCTGGTGCTGCCATTATGGGCATGATATCTGGCCTAGTCGCCTCGCCTTGCACCGCCGCCCCACTCTCTGGAGTACTTATTTACGTAGCGCAAAGTGGCGATCTCGCCTTAGGCGCGATTACCCTATACAGCTTGAGTTTAGGTATGGGCTTACCCTTGTTACTGTTAGGCGCGAGCAGCGGTCGTTTACTGCCAAAAGCCGGTGCGTGGATGAACCACGTAAAAACCTTCTTCGGGGTAATGCTGCTTGCGGTTGCCATTTTAATGCTAGAGCGTTTTTTGTCTGGCGAAGCGATTCGCATGCTGTGGGCTGCCTTAGTTATTGGCGCCAGTGGTTATTACTATCATCAAAACCGCTTAGCCCTATTAAGTGGCTGGCAAACCTTTAGACAGCTATTGCTACTAGCTGTAATGGCAATCAGCTTATTGTGGGCCGCCCAACCATGGTTTGCACCAGCGCCAGCCCAGCAGCAGGGAGAGTTTATTCAGGTCGCCAACTTAGAGGAAATGCAGCAACAATTGCAATTGGCCGCCAAGCAAGGCAAACCTGCTTTGGTGGATTTTTATGCAGACTGGTGCACCGCCTGTAAAGATTTTGAGAACAAGACTTTTCACGCTCCGCAAGTTTCAGCCAAGCTGGATAAGATGGTGTTAATCCAAGCTGATGTTACTCAAACTAATGCCACTGCGATTAAGCTGCTCAATCATTATGAAGTGCTAGGTTTGCCCACCATCTTATTATTTGACCAACAGGGTGAAGAGTTAAAACAAGCCCGAGTCACTGGGTTCATGAACGCCGAAGCCTTTAGTGCTCACCTTATTTTGAACGGACTATAAGTCATAAAAAAGCCACCTTCGGGTGGCTTTCTGTTAGGGTCTGTTGATCTTTGGTGTTGAAATTTTGTTCAAGATAAGCGGGCTTTAATCGCGGCGAGCACTTAGAAGCCTAGTGGGCTAAGCAAGAAGTGCTTAACAAAGAGTAAAGTTCGCTTATCCGAACCCTTCAGGCAGCATTTCTTAGCCATTTATTCAGCGTTAGCGAGTGATTATTAAGACCACTTAACTGCACACTCACTGCCTTGCCTAAATGGCTAATAAATTGCTGCAAAATCCATCAGCAAAGATCAACAGACCCTAGTCATTAGTGCGAGTGAAGCTTAGGCAAATTTAAAACCTTGCACTAAGTCTACCTGCTCTTTAGCTACCGATTCCAACTCATCACTCAAGCGATTTAGCTCTGTCACCACCGTGAGGTTTTGCTGAGCAGCGCTAGAGATGGTTTCCATACTGCAAGACACATCAACACTGGTGGTTTGCTGTTGGTTAGTCGCCACACTAATCTCTTCGTTAAGCAGCGATAAATGCTCAATGTGGCTGGCAATATCACCAATTTTTTGGTTAATCGCATTCACGTTACTCGCATTTAGCTCCATGCTCTTATTACACTGTTCTATTTCTTTTACGGCTAGTTCAGTGTCTTGCTGCAAGCCACCGATCATAGTTTGAATTTCAGTGGTTGATGAAGCAGTGCGTTGTGCTAATTGACGAACTTCATCAGCCACTACCGCAAAACCGCGGCCTTGCTCCCCCGCACGCGCTGCTTCAATGGCAGCGTTTAGTGCTAATAAGTTGGTTTGTTGGGTGATACCTTCAATTACTTCTAAAATCCCGAAGATGGCGTTACTGCTTTCACTGACATGTTTAACTCTATCGGTTGAACTAGCAATATTAGCTGCCAAAGCTTGGTTATTTTCTAAAGCTTCTTCTGTAAGGCGCACGCCATCTTGAGTGCTATCGCTAATCTCGCGCATCCCTTGAGCAGCAGACTCTGCACGCCGCGCTACATCTTGAATAGCTTGCTCCATTTCAGTCATGGCTGCCGAAACCGTAATACATTGGCTACGCTGCTCATCTAGCTGTTTCATTATATCGCTACCGTGCTGACGATTTACCGTAGACGCTTGCCCTAGTGCTTCACTCTTGTCACGCAAGCCCGTTACCGTGTCACGTTGCTGGTCAATCACTTGGTTTAGTTGCTTGCTTAACATGCCAAACTCGTTACCACTTTGGTACTGGCAACGTTGGCTTAAATCACCATCAGCTAAGTGTTTAAGAGTATTAATCAATTGTTTTAACGGTGTTCTAATCAGCTGCTGGATAATTAGACCCATAGCGATACAGAATAGAATTGTAAGCGGTATGACTACAGCCCCGCTATTAATTAACGTGGAAATACTACCGGATGCTTCTTCAATTTGCTGCTCGGTGGCACTTCGACTCTCTGCTGTAAGCGCACTTAGGTTACTATTCACATCTTGCAATTGTTGAGTAATTGAAGCCTTGAGCTTCATTAGTTTGTTTTGTTTAATCAGATATTGCTGATATTGACCCAATAGGCCACCAAACGCGGTTACTTCATCAAGTAGCCAAGGAATCTGCGTTACCAGCTCATGCTCACCTTGAACGCCTTTCAGCTCTTTATCCACCACTAGGTCACCAAAGTCTTCTTCCACATAAGTTTTGGTTTCAGTATTACTGGTGATCACTTGTCCAACTTCTCGCGGGTCAG encodes:
- a CDS encoding methyl-accepting chemotaxis protein encodes the protein MLVHKKLSITQLILATFSMLCIVLLVLGVVAWKQMQQAENTMGEVTTQAFPLMGHTNQLDRSLTAVERVLNNTIQERNAQQVNQLIEQYHQRVADYKVAEQVLVNWLAENGVESESFSLVQQQNELLFEDAEYLIELHQDVISSGTSLSERTATFQGISLRINLLLGQLFDEADPNMLKVLLDSVSADLSAMQLATINVLNSTDPREVGQVITSNTETKTYVEEDFGDLVVDKELKGVQGEHELVTQIPWLLDEVTAFGGLLGQYQQYLIKQNKLMKLKASITQQLQDVNSNLSALTAESRSATEQQIEEASGSISTLINSGAVVIPLTILFCIAMGLIIQQLIRTPLKQLINTLKHLADGDLSQRCQYQSGNEFGMLSKQLNQVIDQQRDTVTGLRDKSEALGQASTVNRQHGSDIMKQLDEQRSQCITVSAAMTEMEQAIQDVARRAESAAQGMREISDSTQDGVRLTEEALENNQALAANIASSTDRVKHVSESSNAIFGILEVIEGITQQTNLLALNAAIEAARAGEQGRGFAVVADEVRQLAQRTASSTTEIQTMIGGLQQDTELAVKEIEQCNKSMELNASNVNAINQKIGDIASHIEHLSLLNEEISVATNQQQTTSVDVSCSMETISSAAQQNLTVVTELNRLSDELESVAKEQVDLVQGFKFA